The proteins below are encoded in one region of Amycolatopsis magusensis:
- a CDS encoding MarR family winged helix-turn-helix transcriptional regulator, translating to MSEPRWLSEREQQVWQAYLAVQRELHAAQERQLVRDSGLSTADYTLLAPLSEAPDGLLRARELGRRAGWERSRLSHQVSRMEKRGLVVREDCPDDARGSMIRLTAAGREAIEAAAPEHVATVRRFFFDPLSAKEVELLGGAFDRMLAVLAAQEVQ from the coding sequence ATGAGCGAACCGCGGTGGCTGAGCGAGCGCGAGCAGCAGGTGTGGCAGGCCTACCTGGCGGTGCAGCGGGAACTGCACGCCGCCCAGGAACGCCAGCTGGTACGCGATTCCGGACTGTCCACAGCGGACTACACGCTGCTGGCGCCGCTGTCCGAGGCACCCGACGGCCTGCTGCGGGCCCGCGAACTGGGCCGGCGGGCCGGCTGGGAGCGCAGCCGGCTCTCGCACCAGGTGAGCCGGATGGAGAAGCGCGGGCTGGTCGTCCGCGAAGACTGCCCCGACGACGCGCGCGGCTCGATGATCCGGCTGACCGCCGCCGGCCGCGAGGCCATCGAAGCCGCCGCACCGGAGCACGTGGCCACGGTGCGGCGGTTCTTCTTCGATCCGTTGTCCGCCAAGGAGGTCGAGCTGCTCGGCGGGGCGTTCGACCGGATGCTCGCCGTGCTCGCGGCTCAGGAGGTCCAGTAG